The following proteins come from a genomic window of Burkholderia stabilis:
- the glp gene encoding gephyrin-like molybdotransferase Glp: MSNPNPAAPRAPMLSTAEALAALLDAAKPLAGTETVATLDALGRVLATDVSSPLDVPPMHTSAMDGYAVRVADLLHGERRLPVSQRIPAGHPAAPLAAGTAARIFTGATVPPGADAVVMQEQASAEGDAVEILHTPKAGEWITAQGADIRQGSVILPAGTRLTPQALGLAASVGCAQLQVARRLRVAVFFTGDELTMPGEPLKPGAIYNSNRFTLRGLLERLGCHVTDYGIVPDSLAATRDTLREAARDHDVILTSGGVSVGDEDHVKPAVEAEGRLALWQIAMKPGKPLAYGAVRRGDGRADAHFIGLPGNPVSSFVTFLLFVRPFLLRLSGVRDVAPRALSLRADFSQNKGDRRNEFLRARVNAAGGLDLFPNQSSAVLTSTVWGDGLIDNPPQHAISAGETVRFIPFSELLS, encoded by the coding sequence ATGTCGAACCCGAATCCCGCGGCGCCGCGCGCGCCGATGCTGTCGACCGCCGAAGCGCTCGCCGCGCTGCTCGATGCCGCGAAGCCGCTGGCCGGCACCGAAACCGTCGCCACGCTCGATGCGCTCGGCCGCGTGCTGGCCACCGACGTGAGCTCGCCGCTCGATGTGCCGCCGATGCATACGAGCGCGATGGACGGTTATGCGGTGCGCGTCGCCGATCTGTTGCACGGCGAGCGGCGTTTGCCCGTGTCGCAGCGCATTCCGGCCGGCCATCCGGCCGCGCCGCTCGCGGCGGGCACGGCTGCGCGGATCTTCACCGGCGCGACGGTGCCGCCCGGCGCCGATGCCGTCGTGATGCAGGAGCAGGCGTCGGCCGAAGGCGATGCGGTCGAGATCCTGCATACGCCGAAGGCGGGTGAGTGGATTACCGCGCAGGGTGCGGATATCCGGCAAGGCTCGGTGATCCTGCCGGCCGGCACGCGGCTCACGCCGCAGGCGCTCGGCCTCGCGGCGTCGGTCGGCTGCGCGCAGTTGCAGGTCGCGCGCCGGCTTCGCGTCGCGGTGTTCTTCACCGGCGACGAGCTGACGATGCCGGGCGAGCCGCTGAAGCCCGGCGCGATCTACAACTCGAACCGCTTCACGCTGCGCGGGCTGCTGGAGCGGCTCGGCTGCCACGTGACCGACTACGGGATCGTGCCCGATTCGCTCGCCGCGACGCGCGACACGCTGCGCGAGGCCGCGCGCGATCACGACGTGATCCTGACGAGCGGCGGCGTATCGGTCGGCGACGAGGATCACGTGAAGCCGGCCGTCGAAGCCGAAGGGCGGCTCGCGCTGTGGCAGATCGCGATGAAGCCCGGCAAGCCGCTCGCGTACGGCGCGGTGCGCCGCGGCGACGGCCGCGCCGATGCGCACTTCATCGGATTGCCGGGCAACCCCGTGTCGAGCTTCGTCACGTTCCTGCTGTTCGTCCGGCCGTTCCTGCTGCGCCTGTCCGGCGTGCGCGACGTCGCGCCGCGCGCGCTGTCGCTGCGCGCCGATTTTTCGCAGAACAAGGGCGATCGCCGCAACGAATTCCTGCGCGCGCGCGTGAACGCGGCCGGCGGCCTCGATCTGTTCCCGAACCAGAGCTCGGCGGTACTGACGTCGACGGTCTGGGGCGACGGCCTGATCGACAATCCGCCGCAGCACGCGATCAGCGCGGGCGAGACCGTGCGTTTCATTCCGTTTTCCGAACTGCTGTCGTAA
- the moaD gene encoding molybdopterin converting factor subunit 1, with translation MKIQLKFFASVREALGVADEQADVPDSVTTVGDVRAWLRVRGGAWAETLAEGRALRMACNHEMTDPGTRITEGCEVAFFPPVTGG, from the coding sequence ATGAAGATTCAGCTGAAATTTTTTGCCAGCGTCCGAGAAGCACTCGGCGTTGCCGACGAACAGGCCGACGTGCCCGACAGCGTGACGACCGTCGGCGACGTGCGCGCGTGGCTGCGCGTGCGCGGCGGCGCGTGGGCCGAAACGCTCGCCGAAGGGCGCGCGTTGCGCATGGCGTGCAACCACGAGATGACCGATCCGGGCACGCGGATCACCGAGGGTTGCGAGGTCGCGTTCTTTCCGCCGGTGACGGGCGGCTGA
- the moaE gene encoding molybdopterin synthase catalytic subunit MoaE: protein MATIRIQTDDFDLNAEVTALRARNPKIGAVACFVGTVRDLNEGDSVAAMELEHYPGMTEKALEKIAVEAGRRWPGIDVAIVHRVGKLHPLDQIVMVATVAAHRGDAFASCEFVMDYLKTEAPFWKKETTPDGERWVDARTADDAALARWGVESGNTRS, encoded by the coding sequence ATGGCAACGATACGAATCCAGACCGACGATTTCGATCTGAACGCCGAAGTGACGGCGTTGCGCGCGCGCAACCCGAAGATCGGCGCGGTCGCATGCTTCGTCGGCACGGTGCGCGACCTGAACGAAGGCGACTCGGTCGCCGCGATGGAGCTCGAGCACTATCCGGGGATGACCGAGAAGGCGCTCGAGAAGATCGCCGTCGAGGCCGGCCGGCGCTGGCCGGGCATCGACGTCGCGATCGTGCATCGCGTCGGCAAGCTTCATCCGCTCGACCAGATCGTGATGGTGGCGACGGTCGCCGCACACCGCGGCGATGCGTTCGCGTCGTGCGAGTTCGTGATGGACTATCTGAAGACCGAGGCGCCGTTCTGGAAGAAGGAAACGACGCCGGACGGCGAGCGCTGGGTCGATGCGCGTACCGCCGACGATGCAGCGCTCGCGCGCTGGGGCGTCGAATCGGGCAACACGCGAAGCTGA
- a CDS encoding group III truncated hemoglobin, with translation MTAIPASPDTAPARPRDAEPTEDNIRDLVYAFYDRVRADSLLGPVFDAKLAGRWDDHLPKMVTFWSSLVLGTKGYRGNVQQAHQPLDGIEPAHFSRWLSLFLKTVEARYAPPAAVRFMEPALRIAQSLQLSRFGWDYRIPPEQQALLDAIAPRRRDAGDDPHALPSRARGEPFPTKIIGRSADPDA, from the coding sequence ATGACCGCCATACCCGCCTCGCCCGATACCGCCCCGGCCCGCCCTCGCGACGCCGAGCCGACCGAAGACAACATTCGCGATCTCGTCTACGCGTTCTACGACCGCGTGCGCGCCGATTCGCTGCTCGGGCCCGTGTTCGACGCGAAACTGGCCGGCCGCTGGGACGACCATCTGCCGAAGATGGTCACGTTCTGGTCGAGCCTCGTGCTCGGCACCAAGGGCTATCGCGGCAACGTGCAGCAGGCGCACCAGCCGCTCGACGGGATCGAACCCGCCCATTTCAGCCGCTGGCTGTCGCTGTTCCTGAAAACCGTCGAGGCGCGCTACGCGCCGCCCGCGGCGGTGCGCTTCATGGAACCCGCATTGCGGATCGCGCAGAGCCTGCAGTTGAGCCGCTTCGGCTGGGATTACCGGATTCCGCCCGAGCAGCAGGCGCTGCTCGATGCGATCGCGCCGCGCCGCCGCGATGCGGGCGACGATCCGCATGCGTTGCCGTCGCGCGCCCGCGGCGAGCCGTTCCCGACGAAGATCATCGGGCGCAGCGCCGATCCGGACGCGTAA
- a CDS encoding Rrf2 family transcriptional regulator, with protein MRLTDYTDYSLRVMLYLAVRGEGLATIQEISDAYGISKNHLMKVVQQLGELGWVDTVRGRNGGLRLFPESLQLTVGQVVRATESDFALVGCFPAENGESRGCVIEPQCRLKGVLAAARDAFFAELDRHTLGELIEPASPLMALLGIRPVGLVRAEPSPDESPATIEPPSTAG; from the coding sequence ATGAGACTCACCGACTACACCGACTATTCGCTGCGCGTGATGCTGTACCTGGCCGTGCGCGGCGAGGGGCTCGCGACGATCCAGGAAATTTCGGATGCCTACGGCATCTCGAAGAACCATCTGATGAAAGTCGTGCAGCAGCTCGGCGAGCTTGGATGGGTCGACACGGTTCGTGGCCGCAATGGCGGGCTGCGGCTGTTCCCCGAATCGCTGCAACTGACGGTTGGCCAGGTCGTGCGCGCGACCGAGAGCGACTTCGCGCTGGTCGGCTGCTTCCCGGCCGAGAACGGTGAGTCGCGCGGCTGCGTGATCGAGCCGCAGTGCCGCCTGAAGGGCGTGCTGGCGGCCGCACGCGATGCGTTCTTCGCCGAACTCGATCGTCATACGCTCGGCGAGCTGATCGAACCCGCGTCGCCGCTGATGGCATTGCTCGGCATCCGCCCGGTCGGGCTCGTGCGCGCCGAACCGTCGCCCGACGAATCGCCTGCGACCATCGAGCCGCCGTCGACGGCTGGCTGA